The genomic stretch TCTCTTCTTTCATTGAACTAAGGGTGTTCAAAACCGATCCGGACCGAACTAAACCGACGAACCGAACCGAAAAAACCAAAAACCGGATTAACCGATAACCGAAAAAACCTGATTTTGCTGTTTTTTGTctggttcggttcggttttcggTTTTGAATCTGAAAACCctaaccgaaccgaaccgaaccgaaccggtTAGTAAAAAAACCCTAAAAGTTTACTAACCCACCCCCACACGCGTGACACGCCCATACCCCCCCCTTTCAAACGAAACTGCGCAACACCCCCACCCCCCAAACGAAACTGCGTCTAGCCGTCTACCCTAACCCCCAAATCCACAATCCATAGTTCCATACCCTAACCTTCAGGCTTTAGTACTTATCGCTCCCTCTTCTCCAAATCTCCACACCTGCCGGCTGCCGACCTGCTCCCAGCCAGCCAGCCACCGCTCCCTCTTCAGTACTCATCGCACCCAGCCACCCACCATCGCTCCCTCTTCAGGCCAACCCGAAGCCACGCCGTCGCACATCAGGTCAAGACGAAGCCACCACCGACCGACTCGACACGGCAGCACAGCACCATGCCGCCGCCGTTGAGACGCCACCACCCTAACCCATCAGTTCAACCCAGCACGGCAGCACCTCCCAATCTCCCACTCAGCCTTCCTCCCAAGTCAATATGGAGCCCGAACCACCGATTCAAGTAATGTTTACCATTTGCATTCTGTTCATTAGTGTTGATTTGTTGCTACTGTTGATTTGTTGATTTGTTACTAAGTTTTGTTGCTGGATCAGTGTTGAACTTCTTACACTAtgtgaaaaataacaaaatagttGAGGAGAAAAAGATGAACTACGTGCAATTGGCCGAGTAGACACGACTAACAAATTTGATCTTCaaaattgatatttttgaatttataattttttaaatttcatatATTTGACCACCAATTTTATATATCTGAGTATCTGACCACCAATTTTTGGCTAAGTTTTGTTGATTTGTTCATTAGTGTAAGTATTAATGGTTCAATTTTTGGCTAAGTTTTGTTGCTGGCTCAGTGGCTTGCTGTTTAATGGTTGAATATATTGGAAATGTCCTGCTCGCTGCGTTGCTATTTAATGGTTCATGTTATTGTTGTTTAATGGTTCATTATATTGGAAATGTCCTGCTTGCTGCCTTGCTGTTGCTGGTTGCTGATTAATTGTTGAATGTTGATAACTTGgtaatttatttgttaaatgcTGATTATTTGTTGAATGCTGATTAATTGTTGAATGCTGATAATTTGCTGATTAATTGTTGTGCAGTTTATTGCtggttattaatttatttgttgttgTGTTTCTGGCCTTGATTTATTGTATTTATGTAGTTTGACGCCAGTTCAAGTGAGAATATGAGCGAATCCGGATTGCTGCCAGTTCCTCTTCTGAATGAATCCACAAGCATCAGATCTCCGAGTGCATTGTTCAGTGATGGTTCTGTGCTTAATGATTTAAACTTCAGCTGCTTGTTTATTGCTGGTTCTGTGCTTGTTTATTGCTGGTTCTGTGCTTGATTTAAACTTCAGTTGAGTTTATTGCTTTTTGTTGAGGACTTGTTGGAATCAGTTTATTGATGCTGGAATATTGTTCggtctattttattttttcaatctaTTTTATTGTTCAGTTTATTGAAATCAGTTCATTGTTCATTTTATTGTTCATATTATTGATGCTGGAATATTGTTGGAACAAGTCACACTTTGATCTTCAATTATTCTTACTAGATGTCAAGTGTAATTTCCAATATAATATCTTCTTTGAGCAAAAGGTGGTGTTATGGTGTAGTTGATTTACCAGATTATCATAATTTCTTAGCTGATTTATTATATTTCCATTGATTTTTGAATTGTAGGGATCATGTTTGGGGGCAGTTTTGCTTATGTTATGAAGGGCGTAAGCATGTCATTGAACAACTTATCTTAGAGATTATGGCATCATGGATGGTGACCAGGTTAGTGAATGTTTAGGCTTACAATTTCAGTGAGGGGAGCTGGAATGCTGGATTGATGTCATTGTTACCCTGTTAATCCATTCATCTCAATGTCTGTTGTACTTACTCCATTCCTCTTGACTCATGATATCTATATATTCAATTCTGATACATTGTTAGTTTGTTACCCTGCTATTAATCCATTCATCTCAATGTCTCTTTATTATTAGAATGTATAACTAGATTAGAATGCTTTTCTACTAGtgctatattattattattattattattattattattattattactattactattactattattattattattattattattattattattattattattattactattactaTTGTTAGCTATTGTGTATTTGTGTTTGTCGATTTCAATGTTATAACTTGTGAAATAATAtggtagtattttttttaattgattgaaaaaaccgaacaaaccgaaccaaaccaaaccgaatttaattggtttggtttggttcggatgGTTTCGAGAAAAAAACCGAGCCAAGCCGAACCGTACTTTAATTAAACGATCGGATCGGATGACTTTTTTCtcaaaaaccgaaccaaaccgcaccgcgaacacccctaCATTGAACCTgcaaaaattcaacaaaaaacaGCGGCAAGGAAAACCAaaaattaccaatcaacaatgTCAAGGagaccaaaaataaaagaagttaaTCGTCCAAAATTTTACATTATTAATTATCTTAGTCATTCtgattatataaatttttttattaccaaataatttgatttaatctaaataataatgataacaTTAACGATTGGTTTattatagtaattattattaaatagaTTGTAGGTAtgtattaatattaatattaatattgttATTAATTGTTAGAAGCCAAcagcaaaataaaataaattttaaagatttttgaataataattaaattaatttttattataaatatattatttagatatttaagatttaattactctgttggtccctatagtttggccaaatttttaattaagtccttatagtttttttccttttaattgagtccctataccaaattttttgttttaattggGTCCTTACAGTGACAAAAAACGTTAGGAGTAACGGAATATTCCGTTCCAAAATAGAATATACCCAGTTATAAACGTTTTTTGTAATTTGAGTGTATTTACTTATTATGTATTGTCAAAATTGCCCCTTCCTTAATAAAGGAataacccttcattttcactgAGGCAAAAAAAACCCTTCCTCTTCACTCCATCTCCGTTTCTGATAGTTCGAGAACGAGTTTGCATTCCACCATTGTATGATCGAGGTTTGTTATTGTCTATCGTCGCCTTGTTTATCGAAGTAGCTACTATCGTCGTTGTTGCAAAGGTACGAGTTACACCTTTttccattcttcattctttcaAAAGTTGCCGAACGTTATGGCATTGAAGTCATTATCATTGTTGGTGATGTTTGATTAGGGGATGACTAAtcagcatttttctttttttgttgtaTAGCAATGGGAGAATCAGAGTTCACAATAGAGCTCCATCACGGAGAAAAATTTATTGACACGGGAGGTGGACTAGAATATTTAGGTGGGTTGGTTGTGGAGGACTTGCATTATGAATTAGATGAATAGTCTCTGCAAGAGATATTGTTTTTGCTGAAGGGTCTAGGCTACAAGGGTTATGCAAAGCTATGGTGGAAGGAACCTGGAATGGACTTGAAGGTAGGTCTGAAAGAGTTGAAGTCAGATGTGGATGCCGTTAGAATGGGTAGGGCTTTAGTTGCTGATCCTGTGAAGCATGGTATAGTGTATGCTGTTGATGGTTATAGAGAAGGTAATGGGGTTGAAATCACATCAACGGATCCAGATTATGTCCCAAATGAAGGCGAAAATAGTAGACTGATAGAAGTAGAAGTCGATTCTGAGTCAGAACCTTCTACTGAGGAGGATAGGTTTGATGACAGTGCTGATGATGGTGAACATGAGGATTATTTTGGGTTCGATGTAGAGGATTATTTTCGGccaaactatagggaccaacagagtaattaaatcgatatttaattattaattagtgtGTATTGTTATTAGATAGATgtgtaattaatatttattttattgtattggACTGAAAGTTAgttaaaaatttgaagttgtttaaatataataatttagttaGTGAAGTGAGTAAGTATTAATTAACTGaggtatattattattattaggtttaattactctgttggtctctatagttttgtaaaattttcaattaggtccctatactttttttttctttttaattgaatccttacactaattttttttttcaatcaagtGTTTCTTAGTAGTAATTAGCTTAATTTTATAAggacccaactaaaaaaaaaagaattggtaTAGGAAcctaaataaaaggaaaaaaaagtgtagggacctaattaaaaaaaaatttagtgcaATGAttcaattaaaaggaaaaaaagtatagggacctaattgaaaatttcgcaaaactataagaattaacagaataattaaaccttattattattattattattattattattattattattattattattgtgacAGTTAGTTTAGTATAATTTAGGTAGTAACTTAATTATGTTAATAACAGTAAATtataaatatgaatttaataaattatttatgattataaacaaatttttttgcggtatatatatatatatatatatatatatatatatatatatatatatattgaggAGTTTAATCTTATATTCTagttatataaatataaaataatgaataattattattataaaaataaataggatttaaatattagaaaatatagttttaatggatgtaataataataattagatttatattttagatttattttaattttattaattattgttagaaGCAAATAAGTATaatgtgaaatttttgaaatatagATGTAGTATATTTTGAGTAGTTAATAATATAATtgttaatataattatattttattgtttatgtgataatgagaatgagaagatgttaaatattattaattaattaattatgattataTTTGATTAATGTGATATATGTCTATGTTTTGAAGGGTTTATGAATGTTAATATGTGATCATTTAATATCACCGGATCCGTACAATCAAATTGTGGAGGGGCATTTTACGGGAGATTGATTTTTATCACGTTTTTTAGAATGGAGTAATCCAATGTCAGTCGGCATTAGTTAATACTCTGATTGAGAGATGGCAATGCGGGACTCACACGTTTCATTTTCAATATCATAAGTCTAATGTTTCAAAGTCCCAAGTACATACTCATGAATATTCATGCCACATATATCAGTTAGATAATCTAATTTAGCATTTATAAACACCCAGAGTATGCTCAGAAATATAGTCAATTCGTCcatcaggctctacaggaatgaactactctgataccataatgtaacaccctaccacatagAGCTTTAGTAAAACAGAGGTAGTATGgtattacaaaaaaattttaagtgcTGCAGAATCAACCTTTATTGTTAATGCTTTTGAATCTTCAAAACCATTTTTTGTTTGTCTGACTAAGCTAatcactcaattattgttgcttgatccatcaatcctcgtgggatcgaccctcactcacctgaggcattacttggtacgatccggtgcacttgtcggttagtttgtggttagAAATTCCGCACCAATAACCTAAGTTTACAGAaaacattatatattacatacGAAAAACCAAAACCATATATTGAACGATTTCTCCCTAAACCAGAGACACCTCAAATTGGCACCAAAACTCAGCCTCCAAAGTTTCCAACCTCCAAGATTTCAACACTCAAGATTCAACAAATCTTCCAACCTCCACAATTGTGTTCCAAAATCACATATACACTTCCTAATACATATTATTACATCCATATATAAAATTTCAATACTCAACCACAAATAATCATGGAATTTACTAGGATTTGAGAATTCTTACCTTGCCCGTGCCTCAATTGAACAAAACCCACTAATCCCTCAAGCTTAATTTGAGCCTAAATACCAAACATCAAATTTCAATAACTAAAcccttaaattttttaaaattatggaGGATTAGAGGCTGAGATGAAAACGAGTTGTCTTACCGAAATTAGTTACTGGACTTTATAGAGCTCAACACGGTGAATGCGTGGTCGCAGATGGTGCGACAATCGAAACTTGGAGTTGAGAGTTATGTGGATTTGAATTCAATTCAAGGGTTTGTAGCTTGGGAGTGTTCTTACCCCCCTTTTGCTGAGTGTTTCAACGCTTCTCATATGAAGAGAAAGGCATATGAGCTAAAGTTCATATGCATAAGTGGATTAGTTTGGCCCTTGGACCCAGTTTAGGTCTGGTTTGGTCTCTTCGGCCTAATTTTATgtcaaaatctttaaaattagtatcaaaattcatattttaattaattttttctcattaaactgtaaaattcaattttctaatttctttgattaataattaatttattaactaattattcaCTAATTACGTGGGGTTTACAATAGGTGAGAAGGAAAGTGGGATTGGAGTAGGAAGCATTCTGATCGGAGGAAGGGTGTTCGATGGGGAGGTCTTTGAATTCATCCTTGTCCCAGAAATCGAAGGTGGTGGGCAGCAGTTTCGGGAGATCGAAGGGTGCAGGTTTGGGATCGGGTTGGGGATCGATGGGGGTAAGAGGAGTGAGGCCAGTTGTGAGAGGTTAGGAAGGTAGAGAGTGGAGAGTGGTGGGATCGATAGAAGCGTCTTCGAGTTTGTCGTCTTCGAGTTCGTCGTCTTCAGCTTCGAATCCCTCGACGTGGCACGCGGCGCTATGACGTGTTATGTGAAGGGAGAGGCGGCGCTTGTGGTGGCTGCTGGCTTTCGACGGACGTCAACAGTGGGTGGCAGTTggaaggaagaggaagaagacaaAAAAGGAGAGTAGAACCGGCGCATTGAGGGCAGCGGCGGCCAGAGGTTGATGACTTCTGTTTCTTCTGCTTTTGATTTTGATTCGGCTTTTATTTTTGCCGTACTTCTAATTCTGATTCTATttatttgaatttgttgttgttgtgcttctaattttattattcttctGATTTCTTTATTCTTTGATTTCTTGTGTTTTTCTGATCTCTTTTTATTGTGCTATTgatgataaaaaagaagaaaaaaaaagaggagatgCTGTGATGGAAAGGAAAAATTGGGTAGTTtagtaaagaagaagaagaatatttTGGTCCGAataactattttaaaattaagttaaatcTTAAGAAcgattttgtatgcaaaaatattggaaatgaaaaaaaaattttctaccTATACTTTAGaaaccaaaatcgtacttaaccctatattacttttaaatttttctcaACGAGTTTGCTCATCGTGTGTGTACATTTGTGAAACCAGGTGTGAACTGCTTATTTTGAAGGAAAGAATCATATTGATTCTTTTAGTGGAGACATGGGCTCAGGGGGAGCTAGGGAAGTAAGAATACATGGAAGGTCACGTCTAGTATTATTATTGTTGACTGGAGATGCTTTGCAATAAACCCAAAAAGAATCTCAACTAATGTTAAAGCGATAAGAATCTTTGGATAAAGAGGTCTTGCCATTTAGTGATCCGAGAGAGTCCCCAAATAGGAAAAGTGGGCAGCAATCATAAGGACCATGGGATAGAGGATAGACAATAAACATAGGAACATATATCCGTAAGAGTATCTTTCATAATCGTTTATTTTGTTAGTATTGGtaatacaacaacaacaaaacttTATTCCACTAAATTTGATTGGCTACATTGATTAAACGACGTTATTAAACTATCATATATTATGTTCACAGAGaaaccgtttacatgtagattaTGTTTACCATCTTATTGATGGTCTTTCTCTGTCTTTCAtctcttgtttatttttcatCTCATCCACTCTCTTGACTAGGTGCACTCTATCGGTTTTCTTCTCGCATGTCCAAATCACCTGAGACGCGGTTCTACTATCTTTTCCACAAAAAGTGCTACTCCGACTCTCTCTTATATATTCGTTCTTTATtctatccaatcgcgtatgaccactcattcATCTCAACATTTTCATCTCTGTCACGCTTATGTTCGTACTCCTCTTTAACTGCCCAACACTCTATACAATAAAGCATAATCAGTCTGATCgcagtgcgatagaatttacttTTATGTTTTAAAGACACTTTTTTTGTCACATATAAAACCAAACGCACTCCACTATTTTGACCAACCTGTTTGAATCCTATTATTTGCATCATGTTCCATCTCTCCATGATTCTGTATGATGCATCTAaaatacttaaaacttttaacttttcgtatGATGTTTtttccaatcttcacctctgtATTAGAGTTTttcttacattccatatattttGTCTTactacggcttatgcgcagaccaaAGACTTCTACAGCTTCTCTCCATAaatccaacttcttatttagctCTTTCCTTTACTCTTCTATAAAGACGATATCATCAGCAAAAAATATGCACCATAGCACAAGCTCTTCGATATGCTCTGTGAGTACTCCCAAGACTAATGTAAAAAAGTAAAGACTTAAAGATAATCCCTGATGTAATCTTATACCAATAAAAAATTTCTCTATCACACCACATTGAGTCTTCTTCACACTAATTATAGCTCATGTATTTAATTGCAGAATATATACGATTCTTATTCTCTTcctttctaaaaccttccataaaatatttttatatggtgattgtttattattttatgttgaCAAACAATgttattttgatataaatattATCCACAAAAGCAAAGTTGTGTTagtatattttcaaagcaagAGATGTAACCAAATATTTATCACTATTCACAATTATTAGGAACTAGTAATATGCTTACCGATTTTCGTATTTatgcaattaaaaagattaaatataaattttaaaatttatacttAAGAGTTAAGTTCTAAAATGCAAGCagaattttttctaattttagttCGAAGGAGAAATTCCTTCTTCAAGAGACCATTTCCGGTGGTCAGAAAGAGGTCTTGCTGTCTCGGGAGTTTTTAAGTTACAATTGTTTAACGCTATTTATCGATGGCGATCTCATTCCCTAGTGTTCTTCACATTTGATAATATACCCTCTTCCGATTTTTTGCTACTATCTGTATCCCATAAGCCGCCATTGAAAAGTAACAAGTGGCTAATCCTGAGAACTCAAGACCAAATCACAACCAAATAAACTCTAGAATTACAATTTACATGCAATATTGCTTGACACCTAAATCCGGACAGCAATATTAACCATAAAGTTCTTGGGAAATGCAAATGTTATCATTTCCAGTTTCCACTTACCTAAGGAAAACTATTTGTATACTGACATCCCAAACCTGGGTAACAGTTACATAAGGAGAGAAAATCTTACGATATGATTCTTAGCGAGGGTGGGCAACTGTGTTGACATTGGGTTGGCTTCATGATCGGGTAATGGCATGGCATCAATCTCTACCAAACTTATAGCCCCACTCTATAGCCAACTTTCCCTGCACTTCCAATAAGTAATGAATTCAGTACTTAACATATGACAAAATCTCTTGCTCTAAATTCTGGTTATGCAGAGACCTCTACAGTTGTAGGAAAACTTCAATAGCAACAGCAACGACACTATTGGGGTGCCATAATCAGACATTCTAAAGCTAAGAAAACTCGTACGTCGCACAACGCCCCTCCCCTCCAACCCCAAAAGAAAGTCTAGTCTAGTTAATAAAAGTAAACTAAAACTAGCCATCAGAAATTAATCATGAATGCTTGATTAAACATACCTATCAACTCTGAATGCTTTGTCTATCAACAGCTAAAATAATGACGCACCGTGAGAGGCAGCTAGTCCACGTAAATGATACCTTCATCAGGATCTACATCATCCCAATTATCATCATCATGTGCAGATGAATCCGAGAGCTCCCCGTTTTGATTCTCCAAacttttctcattttttattttatctaatatTGCAATCACCTGAAATTTTGAAATGGTGGATGCATCAAATCAGTAATCGCTcacagaaaagaaaacaaaagtgtccTAAAAGTTACTCAAACTTGGGGCAAAAAAATGCCATGCATAAGTGAGCACTTGCTACAGAAGCATGCTGGTGGATGATGACATATATGTTTATACCAGAATACAAGAAAGAGTGACAAGCAAGTTTGTTATGAGCTATGTTATGTGTATTCTAAAGAAAAATGCAAAATTTGGGATCTTGATAAagaagagaggaggaagagaatGTGGAAGGAGCAACAGATGTGTAACCATATAAACACAATCTTACCCTGCTTCCTCTCTCAAAAGACTCATCCTCTATAAAGCGTATCTCAGGAGTCAAGCGAAGCTTCATACGCCTGCCCAGCACACTGCGGACGTATTTGGCCTTAGACTTCAATCCAGCCATGGCAACTTCCTTCCCTCTTTCATCTCCAAAAACGGACACATACACCTTAACCACCTATCATTGTTGAGCAATCAAATTACACGTAAACAAAGTACCGCGAAATTGATGCTGTTCCAAACCAATTAGGTGAGCAAGGAATCATCCAAATATAAGTTGTTGAATAtggaaaagacacaaaacagtATACCTGCAAGTCGGAAGAGACTTCAACATCACTTATGGTGGTCAGAGATGAGAGGTAGCGGTCAGCGCCCAAGGAAGCTTCTGGAAGAACCGCAAACTGCAAGACTTTGTCTGTGAGGAGCATATCAGAAAGCTCCCTCTGAATCTGCTTCGCCACCATCTTCACTCTCCTAGGATTGGCCATGCACCTCACGctcctactcctactcctaccaACAAAATCCTGCCCTGGCTGCACACTTCCACTAAGACCACGCCTCTGAACAGGGTTCATTATTGTTGCGGTTGAGCTTGGTGGTGCAAGGATGTGATTCCGCCATCCACATGGGCATGGTAATATCAGTGGTGGATAAAGCAGGTATGTCATTGCTCTCTCAGATTCACCAAACTGCCAAGGTAATAAACTCACAGTTTTTACATAAACTTCGAAGGAAGATAAAGCATAATTCGTTTTATTGAAAAATCTAGGAAGCAAAATGAGCAAAGGCAATACAAAGAAGGGGAATTCAGGGCAAAACAGAAGAGAAAACAACATAAAGTTACTATCAAAACCAAACTAATCTACATCCAAAATTATTTAATCATGGTAATAAAATCGCAACTATCAGTATCCGCTGGAGCACTCCTTTAATCAAGACACACCTTTAAAACCTTCATATG from Arachis stenosperma cultivar V10309 chromosome 9, arast.V10309.gnm1.PFL2, whole genome shotgun sequence encodes the following:
- the LOC130947826 gene encoding probable ribosome-binding factor A, chloroplastic isoform X1, yielding MKVLKFGESERAMTYLLYPPLILPCPCGWRNHILAPPSSTATIMNPVQRRGLSGSVQPGQDFVGRSRSRSVRCMANPRRVKMVAKQIQRELSDMLLTDKVLQFAVLPEASLGADRYLSSLTTISDVEVSSDLQVVKVYVSVFGDERGKEVAMAGLKSKAKYVRSVLGRRMKLRLTPEIRFIEDESFERGSRVIAILDKIKNEKSLENQNGELSDSSAHDDDNWDDVDPDEGKVGYRVGL
- the LOC130947826 gene encoding probable ribosome-binding factor A, chloroplastic isoform X4, whose translation is MTYLLYPPLILPCPCGWRNHILAPPSSTATIMNPVQRRGLSGSVQPGQDFVGRSRSRSVRCMANPRRVKMVAKQIQRELSDMLLTDKVLQFAVLPEASLGADRYLSSLTTISDVEVSSDLQVVKVYVSVFGDERGKEVAMAGLKSKAKYVRSVLGRRMKLRLTPEIRFIEDESFERGSRVIAILDKIKNEKSLENQNGELSDSSAHDDDNWDDVDPDEGKVGYRVGL
- the LOC130947826 gene encoding probable ribosome-binding factor A, chloroplastic isoform X3, whose product is MKVLKFGESERAMTYLLYPPLILPCPCGWRNHILAPPSSTATIMNPVQRRGLSGSVQPGQDFVGRSRSRSVRCMANPRRVKMVAKQIQRELSDMLLTDKVLQFAVLPEASLGADRYLSSLTTISDVEVSSDLQVYVSVFGDERGKEVAMAGLKSKAKYVRSVLGRRMKLRLTPEIRFIEDESFERGSRVIAILDKIKNEKSLENQNGELSDSSAHDDDNWDDVDPDEGKVGYRVGL
- the LOC130947826 gene encoding probable ribosome-binding factor A, chloroplastic isoform X2, with amino-acid sequence MKVLKFGESERAMTYLLYPPLILPCPCGWRNHILAPPSSTATIMNPVQRRGLSGSVQPGQDFVGRSRSRSVRCMANPRRVKMVAKQIQRELSDMLLTDKVLQFAVLPEASLGADRYLSSLTTISDVEVSSDLQVVKVYVSVFGDERGKEVAMAGLKSKAKYVRSVLGRRMKLRLTPEIRFIEDESFERGSRVIAILDKIKNEKSLENQNGELSDSSAHDDDNWDDVDPDEGIIYVD